The nucleotide sequence GCGTTGTGGCCAGCTGGCAAGATCAGGCGATACGTGAGCGAATCAGGTGATCCAGTGACAGACGCCCCGGGCCCTGCAGCACCAGTACCAGCAGACTGGACAGCCACAGACCGTGGGTTACCCAGGCTTCCGGGTAGACGAACAGCTGAATGGTCAATGTCATGCCGGCCAGACCCAGCGCGGCAAGGCGGGAGCCCAGGCCCAGCCACAGCATCAGCGGGAAGAGATGCTCGGCAATCGTGGCCAGATAGGCGGCCAGTACCGGCGGGACCAGCGGCAACGCGTATTCGTACTCGAACAGGAAGAAGGTACTTTCCTTGAGCGCGAAGCCGTCGACCTTGGTCTGCGCTGACATGAAGAACACGGCGCCAATGACGATGCGCATCAGGATCAGCACGGCATCCATGCGCAGATTTTCCAGCCAGACGAACACGTTCAGGACTTGCCCCGCCACACCGGTACGGACCGCGGGCGTCGTGGATGACTCAAGGCTCATGATGAGGCCTCCTCAAGGATGCGCCAGTGCGCGAGAAAAAGGGGATGCGCCAGCTCGGCCCGGGTAGGTCGGCAGGAGACTGGCATGGACGAAAGATCATGGGCGACACTAGTCCGGCGCGAGAAACACGCCACTTGCCAGCAGAGGGGCCAGCAGCTGCCCCAGGTCCTGCTCGGGATGGACATCCGCCAGCATGGCGGCCGCATCCGCGAGCGATTCACCCGCCAACAGCAGGTCGAGCAACCAGGCAGCCGCCTCTGACAGCACCGTCACCTGAACCTCCAGGACCGGACGGGTGATCAGCAGGTTCTCGGGCCGCGCGACATCCAGGCCTTCAAGGCTGGCTCCCTCATTCTGGTGGCGCTGCCATACCTCGAAGATCGCATGCTCCAGGCGCAGCAGACCTGCCGCGGGATGAGGCAGGAAGGTCAACGCCATCACCGCCTCGGGTGACAGCTGCGCCAGCCTGGCCGGTGCCAGCACTTCAGCGTCGGCGGCGTGATAGGCCGTGAGACGCGCGGCCTCGAACCGCGCCAGATCCACCGCGTAGAACGGCAGCTGAGCGGCCGATGCCTGTCGATGCTCGACCAGCGTCGTCAGAGTCGTGTGCAAGGTCTCGGCAAGCCCCGCCCCGTACTCCATCATCAAGGGCGATTCCGGCAGGTGACGGCGTGAGTGATCATGCGCCAGTGCCGCGAAGAAGCGCTCGCCCACGACCTGACGCGTCACGGGATAGGCGTCCTGCAGCGCGGAGATCAGGCTGGCCCAGACATTGTTGCGATAGACGTCAAGACGCCCCTGATGTGCCGCCTCGATGCCCGGCAGATGACGGTCAGGCTGCTCAAGCGCCGTGATGAAGGCCCGCTGCCAGGTGAGAAGATCATGGTCAGTCATGGGGGCCGTTGGCGTGCTCATCGCGGACTCTCCACCTGAGGGCCAGAGGTCTGCGGAACCCGAGAGCCCTGCTGAACCAAGGCGCTCTGCAGAACCTGCTCGGCCCGAGCCGTCTGCCCCAGCAACACCTCCAGCGCCGGCACCTGGGTATCCCACTCGATCAGGGTCGGGCGCGGCCCGACTCGCTGGATGAAGTCGGCATACAAGGCCCATACCGCCTCGCAGACCGGCGCACCGTGATTGTCGATCAGCAGGCCTTCGCGCTCATCGACGACATGACCCGCCAGATGGATCTCGCCGACGGCCGCGGCCGGGATCGACTCAAGCCAGGCCGCAGGATCGACACCGATGTTGTGCGCCGAGACGAAGACATTGTTGACGTCGATCAACAGTCCACAGCCGCTGCGCTCGACCAGGCGAGTCAGGAAATTCGTCTCGGGAATCAACTCCGCGCCCAGAGCCTGCGCATCAAAGCGCAGATAGTGTGCGGGATTCTCGATCAATACCTGGCGGCCCAGGCAGTCCTGCAGCCGCATCAGGTTATCGCTGACCCGTGCCAGCATCGCGTCGGTCAATGGCACCGGCAGCAGGTCGTTGTAGAAGTGGCCGCTATGGCCGGCCCAGGCCAGATGCTCTGACACACTGGTGGGCGGGTGACGCTCGCAGAGCGCTCGAAGGCGCGCCAGATGCGCGGCCTCCAGCGGACGATCCGATGCCAGCGACAGGCCGACACCATGGATCGACAGCGGATACTCCTGCAGCGCATCCAGCCGCGCATGGGGAGCTCCGCCTGCGCCCATGTAGTTCTCGGCATGAATCTCGAGGAACCCCAGCGCCGGCCGTGATGACATCAGCTCCCTGACATGCTGCGCCTTGAGGCTGATTCCCGTGGCCATGTCATCGAACGACGGCAAGGCCGTACCGAAATCCGGGCTGCGGGAGGTGGGGGATGACTCGTGCATGACGACCTCTCGATTCTGCGAGCGTCCGGCGGAGGGGTGAGACACCCGCCCACCGGACGTCAGGTTCGGGGGAGACCCGAGGCGTGATGCTTACTTGATCTCTTCCAGGCTGCCGGTGCCAGTGGGCGTTTCGATGGAGGTGCAGGTACCTTCCGGGACCAGCTTCCAGGCATTGCCCTGATAATCGACGGTCGAAGTGCCGGCACAGGAGGTGCCCGGGCCTGCAGCGCAGTCATTCTCACCGGCCAGCGACACGCCATAGCACTTTTCCATGCCTGCGGCATGCGCCGGAATGGAGACCACGGCGGCAGACAGCGCTACGGCGGTACCGAGGGCGGAAGCCAGGGCGAAAGCGGTCTTGGCGGACTTGTTGGACTTGGTAGACATGGGCACATCTCCTGAGAAAACGCTCATTCATGAGCTGAAAGTTGTTCATTTGTCATTTTCGCCCCATTACCGCAGGCTCAAACCAACTTACGGGGAGGTCCGGAGAACGGATGCAGAAGATGTCGAATTTTTTGCATCACTCACGATATTTCCTTCCTCGCCGCGTCAGAACACGATAGTCCGAGCTTGCGTTGACCCTGCATCTCAAGAAAAACGGCCCTGCTGGAGGGCCGTCGAGAAAGAACAGGGAATACGAGAGATGGCATGCCACCGAGTGTCAGCCGGCAATGAGCGAGATGTGCCGGTTCACGGGGTGTCCCCTTGCCACTTGCGCTCCAGATGTTCCCAGCGCGATAGCGTGGCACCTTGAGCCTTGTCCGCCGTCGAGCCAGAGGCAGGCTCAGTCTCACTCTCAGTCTCAGTCTCAGTCTCAGGATCAGATTCAATAGCAGCATCGGACTGCGATGTCGGGCCAGAGACCGGCCCCTGGTGATGCAGGGAGTCACGGGATTGACGCACCAGGGTCTCGGGCAACGGCTTCTTCATGCGCGCACCGAGCTCCAGTAGCTCCTCGGCACGGCTGATCAGGTTGCCGCGCCCGCTGGCCAGACGCTTCATGGCGGTATCGTGCGCCTCGCGGGTACGGCCCAGCTGGCTACCAAGCTCCTCGAGGGATTCGGCAAGTCCGCGGAACTTGTCGAGCAGCGCCCCGGCACGCTCACCGATCACGCGCGCATTGTCGTTCTGGCGCTCCAGACTCCACAGACTGGCCACGGTGCGCAGACTGGCCAGCAAGGTGGTCGGCGTCACCATCACCACGCCCTGGGTGAAGGCGTCCTGGAACAGGCTGTCGTCATGCTCGAAGGCCAGCGCGAAGGCGGGCTCCATCGGCAGGAACAGGAACACGAAATCCGGTGACCCCAGCCCCTCGATGGCAGGATAGTTGCGCCGCGCCAGTCCCGTGACGTGGCCGCGCACCGAGGCCAGATGCGCCCTCAGGGCTCGCGCCCGCGCCGTCTCATCCGCGGCATTGACGTAGTCGGTGTAGGCGCTCAACGAGACCTTGGCATCGATGATCAGATGCTTGTTGTCCGGCAGGTAGACGATGGCATCCGGGCGCTGGCGCCCGCCTTCACCGCTGAACGACACCTCGCGCTTGAACTCGATCCCCTCTCGCAGGCCGGAGCGCTCGAGCACGGTCTCCAGAATCATCTCGCCCCAGTTGCCCTGCATCTTGCTGTCGCCCTTGAGCGCACGTGACAGATTGGCCGCTTCCTCGGTGATCTGGCGATTGAGTCCCGCCAGCTGGTCGAGCTGACTCTTGAGGCTGGTGCGTTCGCGTACCTCCTCGCCATGCAGCTGCTCGAGGCGCTGACGAAAGTCCCCGACCTGCTCGCGAAACGGCTTGAGCAACTGTTCGAGCTGGGCACCACTGGCGGCGGTGAAACGCTGCTGGCGCTCCTCGAACACCTTGCCTGCCAGCTGCTCGAATTCCTGACTCAGGCGTTCGCGGGAGTCGTTGAGCAGTGCCAGCTGCTCGGCGTGATGAGTGGCCTCCTGACGCTGACGCGTGACCAGCGAGGCATGCGTCTCGCGCAGCTCGGCGTAGCGCTCGGTCAATGTCTCGAGACGCTCCTCACGCTCCAGCAGCTGGGCCTCCAGCACTTCCTGCTGGCGGGTCAGGCTGCGTGCCAGGGTCTGCTGTTCACTCAGCGCACGCGACTGTTCATCAAGCCGCCCCTGCAGCGATTCGCGCAGCGTGGCGAGCTGTTCCGTCAGCGCATCGCGCGCCTGGCGCGCCTCCTCCAGCGACTGGCTCAGATGGCGTTGCTGCTGCTCCGCCTGCTGCCCATCCAGTGCGGCACGCTGCTCGACCAGGGCCGCCCGCTGCTCGGCCTGTTGCTGTAGATCCCGCGCCTCTTCAAGCGTCTGCTGCAACGCCTGCCGGGTTTCGTCACTGCTCTCTTCGAGAGCGTGAAGCTGCTCGCGGGTTCGCCGCCAGCCCAACCCCAGGATCAACGACAGCATCAACAGCACGCCGACCAGCAACCACATCACGGCGGAAGATTCAGAAAGCAGAGGCATCGGGCACTCCATGGCCGGTGAAAACGCAGTGGGGTCACCCCCTTGAAAGTCAGTATCGCGCATCCATGTCTTGAGTGTCAGGGCACGAAAGGACGGGATTTCGCTGCATCAACGTGGGGCGCTCACCTCAGTGAGTAACGCATGCTGAGAGCAGAATTTTTCCCTTCTCTGCCCAACACGCTCGCAAGAGCCGAAGCACGGAAAGGAGATTTGCATGACACAGCAGACCGATCAGCAGACACGTCAACAACTGCAAGGTAAGCGCGTGGCCATTCTCGCGACCCATGGCTTCGAGGAATCCGAGCTCGCGGTGCCGCGCGCCGCACTGCAGGAGGCGGGCGTCGAGGTACACATCGTCTCGCCGGAGAAAGACGGCATCCGCGCCTGGGCCGAGACGGATTGGGGCGAGACCTACCAGGTCGACACCTCGCTCAGCGATGCCAGCGAACACGACTATCACGGTCTGGTACTGCCGGGCGGCCTGTTCAATCCCGATACCCTGCGCCAGGACGAGACCGCACTGAACTTCGTGCGCAGCTTCTTCCAGGCCCACAAGCCGGTGGCCGCCATCTGTCACGCGCCGTGGATCCTGATCAACGCCGGGGTGGTCGAAGGCCGCAAGATGACCTCCTTCCCCTCCGTCGCCCAGGACCTGCGAAACGCCGGTGCCGAGTGGCAGGACAGCGACGTCGTGTGTGACAGCGCGCTGGTCACCAGCCGCAAGCCGGATGACCTCGATGCCTTCAATGCCAAGCTGCTCGAGGAGCTCGCCGAGGGCAAGCATCAGCATCAACACGCCTGATCTCGTCCCCGACGACAGCACCCGAAAACGCCCCTGCCTCCGCGGCAGGGGCGTTTTTTTGCGCTCGGCACCGCAGACTGACGCTCATCGCGGGAAAAGCATTTGCGAGCAAGCACTTACCTTGAGCGCCATAGAGCATGAAGGCCAGAAGATCACGACATGGACTCAGGGAGACGTCGGCACATCAGAGAACGCTGTTCGTCAAAGTGTCCGCGACACGGTATCGTGTGAACAGGGATCAAGAAGGGTGACTATCCGACAACACGGGAGACCACCCCATGCACACCATCACAATGGCACCAGTCCTGCTGAGCCTGGGACTCATGCTGAGCCTTGCCATCCCCGGTGTCGTTGCCGCGGATGATCGTCATCGCTCACAGGGTCAGCAGCATCACGGCCGACAGACCATCGAGCGTCACAGCACGCCGCAAAGCCGCCATGAGGCGATCAAGCGCCGCCATCTGAGGATGTTCGACGAGCCGCGGGTGGAGCGCCATCACTCTCGCCACGACACACGTCACCGCATTCCCCAGCACCGCTACTACCAACATGAGCGCTACGCGCCTCATCAGTATCGACAATACGATTCGCGCCGCCATGACCTGCGCCGCCGTCACGATGGCGTGAGCATCGGCTTCCCGGCGATACGCATCAATATCCACTGAGCTGACGCACTCTCGAAGTGCCCAGCCAGCGCCCCCGCAGGAAGCTCAACGAGAGCCTGATGCCCAGATACGACACCGCCCCCGCAGGCTACCTGCGGGGGCGGTGTCGTGGGGAGTCAATCGGCCCGGATCAGGCGTCGCGCGGCTCGGCAAGCGTCGTGATCAGTCCCTTGAGCACCTGCCAGAATTCCCCGACCGAGTCGACCTCGACGCGCTCGCTGGGCGAGTGCGCACCGCGAATCAAGGGGCCGAAGGAAATCATCTCGAGCTGGGGATACTTGGCCCCCAGGATGCCGCATTCCAGACCGGCATGGATGACCTTGATCTCCGGCGCGCGGCCGGTGACGCGCTCGTGCAGGCGGCAGAATCGCGCCAAAAGCTCCGCCTCAGGCTGCGGCTGCCAACCCGGGTAGGCATTCTCGGCCTGAGTGTGCGCCCCCAACAGGCCGAACAGCCCGCGGATGCGCTGCTCCATCATGGAGACCGCATCATCACGCAGCGAGCGCACCAGGGCGCAGAGATGGAAACTCCCCTCACGCAGCTGGACCACACCGAGATTGTTGGAGGTTTCCACCACGCCTTCCACGGCTGCGCTCATGCGCTCCACGCCATAGGGCGCGGCATCCAGTACGGCGACAAGCCGCTGGGTATCCTCGACGGACAGGGCACTCTCGGCATTGCCGCGCGTCACGCTGAGGGTGACGTCCGGGTCCGTGTCACGCAGCTCATCGCGAATCTGCGCCTCGAATTCCGCCAGGCGCTGGCGGGCTGCCGCGACACGCTCATCGAACAGCACCACGCCGACGGTCGCCTCGCGTGGCAGTGCATTGCGCAGCGTACCGCCAGACCAGCTGACCAGACGCGGCGAGAATTCCGCCAGCGCCACCAGTGCCCGTGACATCAGGCGGTTGGCATTGCCGCGCCCACGATGGATGTCGAGCCCGGAATGTCCTCCGACCAGCCCGCCGATGGTGAGCTCAAGCTCCGCCTCGGCATCCTTCAGCGAGGACGTGGCGAATTCGTGCGCGACATTGATGTCCGCACCGCCAGCGCAACCGATATAGACCTGGCCACGGTCCTCCGAGTCCAGATTGAGCAGGTAGCGCCCTTCCAGCCAGCCTTCGGCCAGATTCAATGCGCCGCCCATCGAGGTTTCTTCCTCGAGGGTGAACAACGCCTCCAGCGGACCATGCACCAGCGTCTCGTCTTCCAGCACCGCCAGCGCCGCGGCGACGCCGAGGCCATTGTCGGCGCCCAGCGTCGTGCCGCGCGCCTTGAGCCAGCCATCCTCGAGATAGGTCTCGAGCGCATCACGGGTGAAGTCATGGCGGGAGTCACTGGCCGCCTGGGCCACCATGTCGAGATGCCCCTGCAACACGATCCCCGGCGCGCTCTCATGGCCGGGGGTGGCCGCCTTGCGCAGACGCAGGTTGCCGAAATCGTCGCGGTCATGCGCGAGGCCGCGCGACTGCGCCCACTCAATCAGATGCTCAACCAGTGCCGCTTCATGCCCGGAAGGGCGCGGGATATTGCACAGGGTACGAAAATGACGCCAGACAATGGCGGGTTCCAACGTGTCGATATGCTCATTCATGGCGAAGTTTCCTGTTCTTGTCATCCCCGAGCATACGGAACCGTCCACGGCCGTGGCTAGTGGTTGTCGGTGCCTGTCGATCAGTGACTGCGAATATGCAAGGATGAGATCTCTCGACACAGCCACGCTGTGCACTTCCAGCCCCTGACAACCGGAGCCCTCATGCCCCGCCGACTTCTGCTGTTATCCGTCCTTTCCGCCACTGCTGGCCTGCTGATGCTGAGCGGCTGCTCGCCGATTCCCGACATGCCGGGACCGATCGGCATCCCCGGCCTCTGATCAATGATCGCCGGCAGGCAGGGCACCGTGCGCCTCGACGAGACGCCCTGCCGCCGCACGACACCAGCGATCACGCGCCTTGCGCCCCACGATGCCCTGACGCTGGGCCCAGTCGATGAAGGCTGGTGCATCCTGGCCGGCCAGGGCCAGTGCGAGTCCGTGACGCGCGGCCTCATCCAGTCCGGATGAGCCGACGCACTGCTCATCTGGGGAGCCGTGGGCTTTCAGCGCGGCCTGCAGCCACGGCCGCACCAGGGCAAGACCTCCGCCACCGCGCCGATACCAGTCGAGTCGTTGCGGCCAGCCTTGAGCCGGTTGACAGCCCTGAGCCGGTTGACCGCCCAGGGCGAGCCGCGATGCCAGCACGTCAGGTAGCCCGGCCAGCTCATGCGCCAGCAGGCTCGGCAGCAGATGCTGAAAGTCCTGATGCAGCGCCTCGAGCAAGGTATCTCTCGGCGAGGCCTCGCCTGCGCCATCGCATGACTCCCCCGTCGCCTTGCCCATCATCACCGCATGCTCGCCACTGGCCGCATCCCGCTTGAGCCCCATGCGCAGTGGCATGAAGCCCTGGGACAGCCAGAAGTCCACCAGTCCCGCCTCGGCCCCGAAACTGGTGCCGAGACGCGTGACACCCGCCAGCCGTGCCTGCTGCTCCAGCGCATTGAGCAAGCGCGCCCCCTGCCCACGCCGCCACAGTGCGGGATGTATCGCGATGCGCAGAATCCGCCACCAGCGCGTCTCGGCGGCCGCCTGATGTCCGGCATGCGCCGCCAGAGACTGCGCCAGCAGATGCCCGCGCGGCCGCCGCTGACCTCGCCAGATATCCTCTGCCAGCGGTGCAGGAAACCCGCCCTCCTCGACGGCCGCCACGACGCCCAGCCATGCCGGCTTGCCACTGGCGGTCTCCTGATGGCGAATCGCCAGCAGCCTGAGCCCCGGGGTATCCAGCAGCTGCCGCAGGTCCGCCGGCGTGGTGCGGTAATGCGCCTGCACCAGCAGGCCGAACAGCGACTCCAGCATCGCTTCATCGCGTGCCAGAGCGTCCCGATCCAGCACGACGACCTCACTGCCGGCCAGCCATTGCTCGACATCGCTGCGGTCCTCCATGACCGGCGCCAGCGTTGATGGCGGAGCCGAGAGCAACAACAGATCATCGATCAGCGCCTCCAGCGGATCACCGGACGCCCAGCGGACAGGCGTGGTCATCTCCAGCGCCTGCCAGCCGGGGCATTGACGCTCGAGATGCTGGCGGAAACGCAGCTGGAACCCTCGCCCGGTACCTTCATAGCCATGGACGGTGGTGGCGAAGGCGATGCGCGGAAAATGCGCCAGAGACGCCTTGAGCAACGGGGTGGGGATGGCGGCTGCTTCATCGACGAACAAGCGCGGCAGTGGCCCCTCCGGGCAGGCAAGGCGGGCGGCGGCGATGGCGTCCGGCGCCAGGAAACGCAGCTCGCTCGCAACCTCCGCTCCATCAGCTGTCCGCCGGGCTTGCGCGGGGTGCACTGCCGGCACGCAAAGCCGAAAGGCATTGCCCTCGCGGCGCCCCCGCGGCAGCAGCGCTGCCAGACGCGCGAAGACCGCGGCCACCGCCGCCGGCCGTGGCGCCGTCAGCCAGACACTTTCCCCCGCTGCCAGACAGCGTGCCGCGGCGATGCCCAGCGCGGCACTCTTGCCGCGGCCACGATCGGCACTGATCACCACCGGCTGGTTCGGGCGGAGCGCCGCCAGCGCGGCCACCACCTCGGCCTGATCTGACGTCAGGCAATCAGGGTCCGTGACCTCACCGACGCGGGTCGCTGCCTCCCCGGCGGGTGGCAGCGTCGGTAACGGTTCGCCCTGCGGCCAGTGCAGTACGCTGGCATCCGCCTGGAGGCGCCGTGCCAGCCGCGCCAGATAGCGCGCCGCAAGCTGCTCACGCGCGAATGGCCAGTGCGCCAGACGCGCGTAGTCGCCATCCGGCGCTGGCGCTGGCTCGGCGTCGGCCCAGGCGGCAGGCGTCACCAGCACCAGCAGTCCTCCCGCCATCAGAGTGCCGGCCACGGCCCCGAAGGCATCGGGATCAAGACCACTCTGCGGATGTGCGGCATCGAAGACGACCAATGCCTGCTCGCCGCCCAGCTGAGTGGCAGCCTTGGCCATCGCCAGCGAGCGCACGTGTGTCCCGCCCGGCGTCGTGATCGCCTCTCCGGCGCCCAGCCAAAGCGGAGCAGGCTCACGCGCTGGCCACAGATCACAGATCGCCAGCGCAGCAGCGCAGGGATCCCCGCCCGTGCCCTCTCCGCCGCTGATCCACAGACAGGCGCGCTGATGCCGCGCGAGCAGGCGCTCATGCAGTGTCCGGCACCAGGCATCGATGGCGGGAGGGTCCAATGGGGCGGGGTAACGTGAAGAAGTCGTCATCATGGCGCGCAGCATGCCGCATGGTGACGTGGCAGACCAGACATCGTGCTGGAATCCCCATGACGGGAGGCCAGGGGCCAGTCACGCCGGGCAGCCCTCTCTCTCAACGTCCTTTTATTTAAGTAATATCTCATATTTAAAAACACCCCGTTGCAAGATAGGCAACGCAGGCGGCGCAAGAATGAGAATGGTTATATTTATGCCTATCAGGATAATGAAGCTCCACTTCCCATTATTGCGAGCCATCCCCGATGCCACAGCGTCATTTCGTCACCACTACTCTGCCCCGCGCGCTCAAGCCTGCCCTGCTCGCCCTGAGCCTGGCGGCACCGTTCGTGGCGGGCCAGGCCTCGGCACTGGAATACCCGATCGGCACTCCGGTCAAGGAAGGCGGCATGGAAATCGCGGCCGTCTATCTGCAGCCAGTGGTGATGGCCCCGGCAGGCAAGCTGCCGGCCAATCAGGCCGACATCCATCTGGAAGCCGATATCCACGCACTGATGGAAAACGACAACGGCTTCGCGCCGGGCGACTGGATTCCCTATCTGGGCATTCACTACACCCTGACCAAGCAGGGCAGTGATACTCCGATCGAAGGCGATCTGGTACCGATGATCGCCAACGACGGCACCCACTATGGCAAGAACGTCAAGCTGGATGGCCCGGGCAAATACCACCTGACCTTCGACATCCAGCACCCGGACATGCCGCGTCACATCGACAAGGAAACCGGTGTCGCCGAGTGGCCGGACACCATCACCACCGATTACGACTTCGTGTATGCCGGTGTCGGCAAGAAAGGCGGCTACTGAGCACCAGCCTCTGCACGTGGCGGACATGACGGCGCCATCTCGTATCCGCCGGCATGTCCGCCCGCTGTCTCCAATGGCCGCCTGTGCTGAAAAGCGCTCGCGGCCATTGGTCGCTCTGCCGGCAACCCTCCATCCCCGGCACCTGGCGCCCGCGAGTGCCACGTCCGAATGACTCTCCCTCGTGCCTCTGCCGAGTGTCTACCCCACTATCCCGGAGCCCATCATGCGCCTTCCTCGTCGTCGCTCTGCCCGGCAGTCCGTCGCTGCGCTGCTGCCGACCCTCGCTCTGCTGCTGGCGGTACTGCTGCCGCGCGTGACGCTGGCCAGCGACATGCCGTCCTATGACCTGACGCTCACCAACGGCAAGCTCAGTCCCGAGGTGCTCAAGGTCAAGGCCGGCGAGAAATTCGTCATCCAGCTGCACAACGCGGGCAACACGCCCGCCGAATTCGAGAGCAATTCGCTGCGCAAGGAGAAGGTGCTGGCCCCGGGCGTGAAATCCTTCGTGGTGATCCACCCCTTGCGTGCCGGCAGCTACGACTACTTCGATGACTTCCACCTGCCGGATGCCCGCGGCAAGGTCGTCGCAGAAGACTGAGGCACAGGCACATGTCCGCCGTCACTCGTCTCGTCCCCTGCCGCGCCTGCCATCTCTTCCCTGTCAGGGCACGAACGGCATTGCCGATTCCTCACCCTGCCCGCTGTCCCCGAGAGTCCCGCCATGTTTGATCAGGTTCTGTTTATCGTCTGGCGCGAAAGCGTCGAAGCCATTCTCGTCATCGGCATCATGCATGCCTGGCTGGTGCAGTCGGGCACGCGCGCCGGGCTGCGCTACCTGTGGGGTGGGGTCGTTGCCGGGCTGGTGCTGGCCGGGCTGATGGGCGCGGCCCTGATGGGCGCCAACACCTGGCTGACCGGCACCGCCCAGGAAGTCTTCCAGGCGGCGCTGGTACTGATCGCCTGCCTGCTGATCACCCAGATGGTGCTCTGGATGCGGACCAAGGGCCGGACTCTCAAGACAGAACTCGAGAGCGGCCTGGCCGAGGCCGTCTCCTCCGGCAGCTACTGGGGGGTCGCGGTACTGGTCGCCATCGCCGTGGCACGTGAAGGTGCGGAAACCGTCGTCTTCCTCTACGGCATGGGCGCCGCCAGCCTGCAGTCCGGTGGCATCGGCAGCTTCTCTCTCGCGGCCTTCATCGGTTTCGCGCTGGCAGTGGCGACCTTCATGGCCCTGCAGCTGGGTTCGCGCCTGTTCTCCTGGAAGCTGTTCTTCCGTGTCACGGAAGTCCTGCTGCTGCTGCTGGCCGCGTCATTGTTGATGTCAGGGCTTGAGCAGCTCATCGGCCTGGGCTATCTGCCGGCCGGTCTCGACCCGCTGTGGGATTCCAGCTGGCTGCTCGATGATGGCAGCGGTCTCGGTGGCCTGCTGGCGACCTTCGCCGGCTATCGCGCCTGGCCCGCCACCACCATGGTGCTGGGCTATGCCCTCTACTGGGTCATCGTCATCACTCTGATGAAGCGCCAGCGCAAGGTGGAGCGCAAGGATCAGCGCAAGCAGCTCACCGCCCGCGCGCGCAGCTGATGCCCGTCCCGCGCACTGCCCAGTGAGAGAAGAGGAAGCGTTCATGGCCCATTGCAGTACACACTCCGCACGCCCCGAC is from Cobetia marina and encodes:
- a CDS encoding BufA1 family periplasmic bufferin-type metallophore, with the protein product MSTKSNKSAKTAFALASALGTAVALSAAVVSIPAHAAGMEKCYGVSLAGENDCAAGPGTSCAGTSTVDYQGNAWKLVPEGTCTSIETPTGTGSLEEIK
- the rmuC gene encoding DNA recombination protein RmuC — encoded protein: MPLLSESSAVMWLLVGVLLMLSLILGLGWRRTREQLHALEESSDETRQALQQTLEEARDLQQQAEQRAALVEQRAALDGQQAEQQQRHLSQSLEEARQARDALTEQLATLRESLQGRLDEQSRALSEQQTLARSLTRQQEVLEAQLLEREERLETLTERYAELRETHASLVTRQRQEATHHAEQLALLNDSRERLSQEFEQLAGKVFEERQQRFTAASGAQLEQLLKPFREQVGDFRQRLEQLHGEEVRERTSLKSQLDQLAGLNRQITEEAANLSRALKGDSKMQGNWGEMILETVLERSGLREGIEFKREVSFSGEGGRQRPDAIVYLPDNKHLIIDAKVSLSAYTDYVNAADETARARALRAHLASVRGHVTGLARRNYPAIEGLGSPDFVFLFLPMEPAFALAFEHDDSLFQDAFTQGVVMVTPTTLLASLRTVASLWSLERQNDNARVIGERAGALLDKFRGLAESLEELGSQLGRTREAHDTAMKRLASGRGNLISRAEELLELGARMKKPLPETLVRQSRDSLHHQGPVSGPTSQSDAAIESDPETETETESETEPASGSTADKAQGATLSRWEHLERKWQGDTP
- a CDS encoding type 1 glutamine amidotransferase domain-containing protein; protein product: MTQQTDQQTRQQLQGKRVAILATHGFEESELAVPRAALQEAGVEVHIVSPEKDGIRAWAETDWGETYQVDTSLSDASEHDYHGLVLPGGLFNPDTLRQDETALNFVRSFFQAHKPVAAICHAPWILINAGVVEGRKMTSFPSVAQDLRNAGAEWQDSDVVCDSALVTSRKPDDLDAFNAKLLEELAEGKHQHQHA
- a CDS encoding HvfC/BufC N-terminal domain-containing protein, which gives rise to MSTPTAPMTDHDLLTWQRAFITALEQPDRHLPGIEAAHQGRLDVYRNNVWASLISALQDAYPVTRQVVGERFFAALAHDHSRRHLPESPLMMEYGAGLAETLHTTLTTLVEHRQASAAQLPFYAVDLARFEAARLTAYHAADAEVLAPARLAQLSPEAVMALTFLPHPAAGLLRLEHAIFEVWQRHQNEGASLEGLDVARPENLLITRPVLEVQVTVLSEAAAWLLDLLLAGESLADAAAMLADVHPEQDLGQLLAPLLASGVFLAPD
- a CDS encoding DoxX family protein is translated as MSLESSTTPAVRTGVAGQVLNVFVWLENLRMDAVLILMRIVIGAVFFMSAQTKVDGFALKESTFFLFEYEYALPLVPPVLAAYLATIAEHLFPLMLWLGLGSRLAALGLAGMTLTIQLFVYPEAWVTHGLWLSSLLVLVLQGPGRLSLDHLIRSRIA
- the bufB gene encoding MNIO family bufferin maturase, which translates into the protein MHESSPTSRSPDFGTALPSFDDMATGISLKAQHVRELMSSRPALGFLEIHAENYMGAGGAPHARLDALQEYPLSIHGVGLSLASDRPLEAAHLARLRALCERHPPTSVSEHLAWAGHSGHFYNDLLPVPLTDAMLARVSDNLMRLQDCLGRQVLIENPAHYLRFDAQALGAELIPETNFLTRLVERSGCGLLIDVNNVFVSAHNIGVDPAAWLESIPAAAVGEIHLAGHVVDEREGLLIDNHGAPVCEAVWALYADFIQRVGPRPTLIEWDTQVPALEVLLGQTARAEQVLQSALVQQGSRVPQTSGPQVESPR
- a CDS encoding aminoacyl-histidine dipeptidase, with the translated sequence MNEHIDTLEPAIVWRHFRTLCNIPRPSGHEAALVEHLIEWAQSRGLAHDRDDFGNLRLRKAATPGHESAPGIVLQGHLDMVAQAASDSRHDFTRDALETYLEDGWLKARGTTLGADNGLGVAAALAVLEDETLVHGPLEALFTLEEETSMGGALNLAEGWLEGRYLLNLDSEDRGQVYIGCAGGADINVAHEFATSSLKDAEAELELTIGGLVGGHSGLDIHRGRGNANRLMSRALVALAEFSPRLVSWSGGTLRNALPREATVGVVLFDERVAAARQRLAEFEAQIRDELRDTDPDVTLSVTRGNAESALSVEDTQRLVAVLDAAPYGVERMSAAVEGVVETSNNLGVVQLREGSFHLCALVRSLRDDAVSMMEQRIRGLFGLLGAHTQAENAYPGWQPQPEAELLARFCRLHERVTGRAPEIKVIHAGLECGILGAKYPQLEMISFGPLIRGAHSPSERVEVDSVGEFWQVLKGLITTLAEPRDA